One Osmia lignaria lignaria isolate PbOS001 chromosome 4, iyOsmLign1, whole genome shotgun sequence genomic window, GGCCAGAAAAAGACGCTCTTTTTGATCCACGAACCGAGAACCACGCGATTACGCGTAACACCCGTTTACGTGATCTGTTCTGGCCACGATGGATATTTCCAGGGTCCACGGAGTGAGGATCGGTCGCCGGAAAGTGCCGCGACAAGAATAGGTCTAGGTGCTCGACTGTTGCAAACTCTGACCGCCGAAAAATTACGAGAAGCAGGGTACGGAAGGAAAACGTTTCAATTGGAACGAGATTTGGATGGAGCCGAGTGTCTGGTAATGCATAGTACGCTCAATGTTGATCGAGCACGCGCTATGAATCAACGAGGACTTTGGGAATTGATCGCTCGAGAATTAATGACCGGTCCTCTAGCGTCGAAAGATCGGAAATACCTCGCCTTTCTGTCTTGCACGAGATATCGTGGCGCACCGAATCCACGCACTCACGAGGACACCCTTGCCAGGACGCAAGGCCATGTCGCGCTCGGCGGTGGAGGATTAGCATTGTTCGGCTCGGCCTGTCTGCACACCTGGCCCACCTGTATGGCTCAGATATTGCCTAGATTCCTTGACGCAACCATCGTCGATACGGAACAGTTGATGGACGATAGTAATTATCGTGGTACGCACGGCGGATGCCTCGCTACCACTCTTGGCTCGGTTCTCCACGAATTGGGTCACACGTTTGATCTTGGCCATACTCGCGAGGGCATAATGGGCCGCGGATTCGATTACGTCGATCGTGTGTTTGTCGGGGCTGCTGGAATCGATTGTAATCGTAATCCCGTTGTGCGACGAGATCCTCAGCACACTACGATCGCATTGACCAGACCGCTCAGCGTCACCGTTACCGTACAAGAATCCTTTGCTCTTTTAAACGCTCCTCGAAGAAGTCGTCTACATTCTGAAACATCTCgaccttcctcttcttcttattcttctcaAAGTCCACCACGCCCGCTTGGACGATTATCCGCGCCCGCTAGCCCAGAACTCAACAGATCCTTCTCCAACAGTCTCTTACAACCTACACTCGAACAAACGGCCAGCTATTTAGAAATAGATCGAACCTTTTGGACACCTTCTTGCGCCGCCTTTCTTGCCTATCATCGATGGTTCAACAACCAGACGGACAACATTTTTACTCGGCCTTTTCATGACATTGAATACGATGGGAAAAGGTAAATTGTAAAACAAATTTTACAAACCTGCTTCTCTCATATTAGCTTCCGGAGAAAAATATTCTGCGACTAATATTTCTCTATAACTTGATCGATTAATccgctttttttttctctcttttctcccaTCTTCATATCTTCACATGTTGTGTTAATCGtaaaacaataatatttttattatcacaGGAACGTGGTAAGATCGCGTTTCGGAGTACGAGTAATAGAACTCAGGGAAACATCGGGTGGAATGGTAGTTGGTTCCCGACAATTTCCAGGTTCTCGTCCACCCTTGGAAGCATTAGTCCCACCGACTCCACCCCACTGTATCGCTACTTTAACTCTCGTCGCTGAAGATTCAACTGGCAACGTACTCAAACATCCTCTTCCAACAgcattttaaatattcatcacGATCCTTGAAATTTTGCCAACATTTTTTATTACCATCTTTAACGCTTCAAGCATTAACGTGTATTCTTTCTTTAACTGTCGATATATCACTAATACCGTTAAGTTATTCTGTTAAATGCGTTACACTCGCGAACATAAATAGCTCAGATTTGATCAGCTCTCGCCAAAACTATTTTAGTAGAGCTTTCATTACTAAACCCTAAAAGTATTGGATTCTAAGTTAGTCGTTTCTAATGCTAACATACCGGAGTGAATGAACAAAAATGCAACAGTGATGATAAAATACATATAAGTGTAAGAGtgtatgatatatatatacatacatacatatatgcctTACATCCATTTTTCATGCATATTGGTAAAACGTTGCAACTGTATAGGAATTTTATACGACGCCGTTAatcgtatattttaataataattactgtAATACCTTTTGTAAATATAGTTCCGCTTGCAATCTTATGAGGTAAAAACTAAACTAAAATATTAACTATTATGTGTTAATAATTGCAACTGCAACGTgacaaaacaaaaattataaaaccATGTACAGTTTAATAACTATACAATTATGTAATTTCAATCGGTAAACACGTTAATTTTCGACATACTGTACGAAAACTAGGATGCCTTGTCGTACATGATGacaatgatgatgatgatgatgatgataataataataataaataaataaataaaaatagctGAAAGTACAAGAAACtaataaacataaaaataagtattaTAGGATACCGATTAGCATCTTACAGTagtagtattattaatatttaagaaaatcttaataaaaatgaaaaaccgaaTAGTGCCAGTTAAAGGGACACAGTAATCAAAATATACCTctaatatttgtattaaaaCGAAAATGATATTACATCCACTGTTATTTTCGTTACGATCATCGATCTCATCATTCTCCTCATTAAATTACGCAacataatattcattttatatcatatctaattgttcaaaaaataaaacaacagaCAATAAATATATAGATACATGTTCACAGGTTATCTAGCATATCGTAACATTACATCATTCACTATTATCGCGTCCAATCAACATATACatctgtatgtatgtatatgtatgtacatatatgtatgtaccatTTGATATTGTTTTATAAAACATATCGACAGACAACATCGAGAAAAAACTTTCAACAGTTACTGAAGCTTCAGCATCTTGGCTGTATGTTATTTCTTgagtgtaattaaaattacttaaattTCTTAGTGCAGAATTATGCTGTCTCCTACCTTGAGCAATGAAAATAACAAAGGTATGCTAGAAAGTGAAATGAAACTTTTGTTCCCAGAAATCATCGATGACAAGATAAAGACCCTCGAATTTTTATTCGCGGCACGTGGTATTGTGCGAATTGTAGGTACGTACCTATTATGTGTGTAAATTCGCATTTACTTCACAATAACCTATACAAACAGGCAATAcaaacgaaaaatattttcagataAACTTGGCAAAGTTTTTGCTCCGGTTAAATATGATATTCAGGGTAACATCGACGTAAGTATTTAAACAGTTGATCTATTATTTCTGCTAActtatacattttaatttactttctaGAAACTCGCTACAAGATACGcaacaaacaaagaaaaaaatacaaccCTACAAGACATGATTCTAATTGAAATAGCTACCGAAACAGCCACCAATTTCATTGCTACAGATGCTTTAATGTGGTTAACTCGGTACGTATCCTATGtatagttcaccagagtccataactgcgacgcgcaggttggaagatggtgggagAACGCAaagagctctctgctaatcgctttccactttgtttgagagtatcgccaatcagggcgaagatgcgcacgaaagaacgaaaactgctcttttcgcagttatggactcttgtgaactgcggtatatgtataTACCGCTCTTTACCTCTTCCCTCTTTTTCCGTTTTgccatttttccatttttcttcttgCTTTGGTTTCATATACAATCTATATACATAagtacatgtatgtacatagtaTACTTACATAATACAATTCGGTTCAACTCGATTCGATTTCATTCGATTCGacttaatttacaaatttttattacagagGATTACacatgtttttattattttttgaaaaaattgttcaaGATGCTAAAACAGGAACACCAACGGAAGATTTAGTAGCATTTCTAAAAAAGTCTTACAAAGAAGCCCTAGAACCATACCATGGATGGATGGCACAACAACTTTTTGATGTAAGTTCGTATTTATTAATACagcattattataatattataagtaTTTTCTCCCATCTATCTCATCgatcaaatataaaaatattttctaatcacATTTGAAAGAAGTAAACAgtaaacaatttataaatacatatgtatactgaCAATCAGACAAAATATGGGCGATACTTATACTTTCTACTCATACAAAATTCGCTAAACAatatcttaattatttaatcaaatctctaaccttttttttctttttttcttttttttctttttttcttttttttttaatagctaCTTTCGCGTATGGTTCCTACTCGTTCCCAACTTTTACGGGTACTTGCCAACGAACAAGCTGACAACaaaaatggtattgttattaacgaTATGGAAATCTATTTGATCCATTTGCGACGCAACGTTTCGGTAATACAGTCATTTTACAAAACacataatttagaaaatatagtatagaacatatttaatgtactatacatGAAACActgtaagtatattacatactatatatgtacatacgtagTATCAGTGTCAGTATCAACTATACACACATATAGACCATATTATTTACCTCAAACATTTGATCGGAAACGTGCTATAGTATAAAACTTTGATAATACTGCTTGAGGATTCTTGATAAATaccaaataattttgttatattttaaaatactaaattttattagattttattaaatttataattttaataataactttAAAATCCTTAAAGTTAATTAGGAGAAAAAACAATAGTAAAGTTACTTATGTTTAAATTCATATTTGTTACACGTATATCCATTATACAGTTGcatcaaataaaatgttttagcACGATAATCTGCTAAATTTTTAAGAGCAATTATAccagtaaaaatttcaacaacaagaagaaaaaccaTAACACAATTTATGATTGTTTCACTATACTGTGGTAACAGCTCAtggtcaagaagaagaaacatttcCAAAGGAAGTTGTATCAGTAGTGAAATGAACCAACAACTAGCCAATTCTGGAATCTAACAAAAACTCTCTTCCATACCAAACATCTattgtatatattaataattaatagtaaattataaatataaaataaaattaccttTCCAGCAAGATTTCCAATGTATCCCAAATATAACTTTAGAATTTCTgatattaacaatattaaaaataccaTTAGacctattaatttataaatatttgttaaactATCATACTGTAAAATCATTAAatcaaattaataaaagtaCAAATAACTTTTAGAtaacttttaaaaataattcatgtATTTACTTTAACATCCAAGTTTGTAATAACAATCAGTAGCCACACTGGAAATAACCAAAGATTTATATATAAGGCCATTTGAAAAGGCAAACTGGATTTGGTTTTGTTAcctataaaatattttgtttcatttcacGCAAACGATCAATTTCtcttaaataaaaagaattcagtTGCATTATACCTATTTATGTGAATTTCAACTTACGTTTACGATACATTGACTTAGAGAATGTCCGATTGATGATACCCTTCACCATTACTGGATGTTTCCAcatcttttttaataaagtttCCAACAATGCATATGATAATGGTACTAAGTTcagttgtaataaaaaataaaattctattttagaAGAATTGTTATCACCATATTAAGTGGTTAATAGTTAATAGTaacataataattgaaataaacttgaatcaatatatacatatatactataAATACTTTGATTACAAAAGGTCATCATACAATGATGTTttcatgtatgtatatgtacaaataattagtaaaaataGTCATAAATAACATGTTATTTCTTGATATAACCATGATACATAAGTaagtatatatgtaaatataaataatacagaTACAAACGTTGTATCTCGAACGTTCAACGTTCAATTATTaccctttttatttctttctcccTTCCTCCCGCCCTTATACTCTTCCTCTTATTTGCTTACTCATGATAGAGACTACGAAAAACAAACATTCATCGAAAAATACATTCTTTCTATATAATATGACAGTAAATCATTAAAATCTACGTGTATTAGAATAGGGTAATAACAAacgatatttaaaaatgaattaaatgatAAATGCTTTGGAATTTAGAATAGTTGATTCGATTTACGTAGTAGCGTGACATGTGTTTTGTAGTTCCGAGGATCAAGCGAAGAAAGTGACAAAACAGAAAACTTGAATCGAATTTGATAAAATCTATGCGTTTAAGCGCATATAACGTCTAATGTATTAAACTAAATTATTATTGACTTTCAATAGAAcgttaaaattttcttaaaaaccTGATCATTTGTCCAAAGTCTGAAACTCTTTACCAGTTTTAAAGAGAAATAGAGGTTACCAgacttttaatattcattttccgAGAGTGAAGGTTTCTGAAATGGCTGGAGCAATGTTGTTCGAAAGAGCACAAGCAGTCTCGATGACAAATCGTAGCGAGGGCATTTCACTTTTAAATGAAATCGTGTCTGATCCAAGTATCGGTGTTACCGAAGATGACGAGGATAACATTCGTGTGAAGGAACAGGGTATCTTACATCTTGGTGAACTTTacaagaaagaaggaaaagctAAAGAATTAGCGGAATTGATTAAAGCTACTAGACCATTTCTAAGTTTGATTAGCAAAGCCAAAGCTGCCAAACTTGTACGATCATTGGTAGACTTTTTCTTGGATCTGGAGGCTGGTATTGGCATTGAGGTATCGGTATAAATACATTCCTTTAGATCTCAgtaattagtttaatttaattcttcatCATTTATATAGGTTCAGTTGTGCAAAGAATGTATAGAGTGGGCAAAGGAAGAACATAGAACATTTTTAAGGCAATCGTTAGAAGCACGTTTAATAGCATTATATTTCGATACTGGTATGTATAGTGAAGCTTTACAGTTAGGATCAGCATTGCTGAAAGAGCTTAAGAAGCTGGATGACAAGCAACTCTTAGTGGAAGTTCAATTACTGGAAAGTAAAACTTATCACGCGTTAAGTAATTTAGCCAAAGCAAGAGCAGCTCTTACCAGCGCTAGAACAACTGCTAATGCAATTTATTGTCCTCCTAAAATGCAAGCTGCTTTGGATTTACAATCTGGCATTTTACATGCTGCGGATGAGCGAGATTTTAAAACTGCATATTCTTATTTTTACGAGGCATTTGAGGGGTATATATTGCCTTATTGAATCGATTACATTTTCAGCCAATTTAATCTATACGTATATCTAATTCatcgattaatttatttttttgcagCTACGACAGCGTCGAAAGTCCAAAGGCTTTAACGGCTTTAAAATATATGTTATTGTCAAAAATTATGTTACGCACACCGGAAGATGTTCAATCTATTATGTCCGGAAAATTAGCTGTTAAATACGCTGGACGAGATTTAGACGCGATGCGTGCGGTTGCCGAAGCGAGTCATCGCCGTTCTCTAGCAGACTTTCAAGCAGCCGTAAAAAAATATCGCGAAGAACTAGAAGACGATGTAATCGTGCGCGCTCATCTGGGCTCTCTCTACGATGCGATGCTTGAACAAAACTTATGCCGCTTGGTCGAACCTTATTCACGCGTACAGGTATCAGATAGTTTTCTCCTATGAATCTTAACTTAAACTTAACATGTAAGATTTCTATATTTTAGATCgttttattttcaaagaaaacttttttatttttcattatttgatATAGGTCAGTCATATCGCAACCTGTATATCATTGCCACTCGCGCAAGTGGAAAAGAAACTTTCACAAATGATACTGGATAAAAAACTGAGGGGTGTCCTCGATCAAGGGGAAGGAGTCTTAATCGTTTTTGAAGACACCCCTCGCGATAAGACTTATGAAATTGCATTAGATACGATACACAGCATGGGCAAGGTCGTCGATACTCTTTACCAAAAAGCAAAAAAACTCACTTAGCCTtacttaatatatatttttgtcaGTGAAGtttgttataattattattaccattaatTATCATTTGGTGTCCTTaagaatcaaattaaatttcattctgcAATGTTCATTGTGTAATATAAAACTTGGTTCTGCCTCACATACACGTCTCtacttcttttattattattataataataataataataataataataatagatatttTCTTCGTAAAGTTTATTACAAAACGAAATGCTTCCATATTTTTCCCGCGTATGCGCATGCACGTGTCAGCAtttaaaagaatatatatacataacatACATACTTTCTGAATGTTTCTgacatttacaaaatttacaaaacataaaaATCATGTTAGATAACGTTAAATTCTTGATTTACGTATTTTAAGTATTACAAATAAAGCAAAGAATCGTGACATCTTATTatcttaaaataaattatattcgtatACCATGTACGCCTAAAACATAATAATttatgttttctttcttttcttttttttttaatacatttttgcTTATTAAGTAATTTAATTGAGCATCATTTACACGGGCGTCCAGATTATTgcaaacatacatatatatgtgtatacatatatgtataagtaaGTACCTAACTCGAAATTTACGTATCAAGTTGtgataatataaatttctttc contains:
- the LOC117603228 gene encoding uncharacterized protein LOC117603228, which produces MVLADTNLTNLLRDQQQQQQQQQQQQQQQQRQEQQEQRQQQQQERREEREEREYQRQQYQSRCRYENNRPLPKERTERRCTSIENGNPQEIFVTNLVDGENLCYSLALIRGRAPSACTFVSVRNQKRQSSEWPIVAGEFRAVVELMRGRNKLEFDAAGQKKTLFLIHEPRTTRLRVTPVYVICSGHDGYFQGPRSEDRSPESAATRIGLGARLLQTLTAEKLREAGYGRKTFQLERDLDGAECLVMHSTLNVDRARAMNQRGLWELIARELMTGPLASKDRKYLAFLSCTRYRGAPNPRTHEDTLARTQGHVALGGGGLALFGSACLHTWPTCMAQILPRFLDATIVDTEQLMDDSNYRGTHGGCLATTLGSVLHELGHTFDLGHTREGIMGRGFDYVDRVFVGAAGIDCNRNPVVRRDPQHTTIALTRPLSVTVTVQESFALLNAPRRSRLHSETSRPSSSSYSSQSPPRPLGRLSAPASPELNRSFSNSLLQPTLEQTASYLEIDRTFWTPSCAAFLAYHRWFNNQTDNIFTRPFHDIEYDGKRNVVRSRFGVRVIELRETSGGMVVGSRQFPGSRPPLEALVPPTPPHCIATLTLVAEDSTGNVLKHPLPTAF
- the LOC117603230 gene encoding pleckstrin homology domain-containing family A member 8; protein product: MLSPTLSNENNKGMLESEMKLLFPEIIDDKIKTLEFLFAARGIVRIVDKLGKVFAPVKYDIQGNIDKLATRYATNKEKNTTLQDMILIEIATETATNFIATDALMWLTRGLHMFLLFFEKIVQDAKTGTPTEDLVAFLKKSYKEALEPYHGWMAQQLFDLLSRMVPTRSQLLRVLANEQADNKNGIVINDMEIYLIHLRRNVSVIQSFYKTHNLENIV
- the LOC117603231 gene encoding transmembrane protein 17 isoform X1, with amino-acid sequence MWKHPVMVKGIINRTFSKSMYRKRNKTKSSLPFQMALYINLWLFPVWLLIVITNLDVKYDSLTNIYKLIGLMVFLILLISEILKLYLGYIGNLAGKIPELASCWFISLLIQLPLEMFLLLDHELLPQYSETIINCVMVFLLVVEIFTGIIALKNLADYRAKTFYLMQLYNGYTCNKYEFKHK
- the LOC117603231 gene encoding uncharacterized protein LOC117603231 isoform X2, which gives rise to MWKHPVMVKGIINRTFSKSMYRKRNKTKSSLPFQMALYINLWLFPVWLLIVITNLDVKV
- the Rpn6 gene encoding regulatory particle non-ATPase 6, which produces MAGAMLFERAQAVSMTNRSEGISLLNEIVSDPSIGVTEDDEDNIRVKEQGILHLGELYKKEGKAKELAELIKATRPFLSLISKAKAAKLVRSLVDFFLDLEAGIGIEVQLCKECIEWAKEEHRTFLRQSLEARLIALYFDTGMYSEALQLGSALLKELKKLDDKQLLVEVQLLESKTYHALSNLAKARAALTSARTTANAIYCPPKMQAALDLQSGILHAADERDFKTAYSYFYEAFEGYDSVESPKALTALKYMLLSKIMLRTPEDVQSIMSGKLAVKYAGRDLDAMRAVAEASHRRSLADFQAAVKKYREELEDDVIVRAHLGSLYDAMLEQNLCRLVEPYSRVQVSHIATCISLPLAQVEKKLSQMILDKKLRGVLDQGEGVLIVFEDTPRDKTYEIALDTIHSMGKVVDTLYQKAKKLT